One Mesorhizobium loti genomic window carries:
- a CDS encoding Ku protein → MAPRPAWKGYLKLSLVTCAVELTNVVTHTEKVSFRVLNRKTGNTVKRIYVDAETGKPLDDGDEIKGYELEGGDFVHIEEDEIEAVQIESSHTMSLDGFVDKASIQQIYLDTPYYVAPADKVSEEAFAVIRDAMVAKKMAGLARIVLYQRERPVVIEPLGKGMVLTTLRYDNTVRQPDSVFGEIKAVKTDQEMTELAELIIDKKKAKFDPSKFDDKYEDALLELICAKKAGHEAPKAKAAPRPSNVVNLFDALKKSLSSDSGSTKASSAKAKPAAKRAKPKAAAPKRKSA, encoded by the coding sequence ATGGCGCCACGCCCAGCCTGGAAAGGCTATCTGAAGCTTTCACTGGTCACCTGCGCGGTCGAACTGACCAATGTCGTCACCCATACCGAAAAGGTCTCGTTCCGGGTGCTGAACCGCAAGACCGGCAATACGGTGAAGCGCATCTATGTCGATGCCGAAACCGGCAAGCCCTTGGATGATGGCGACGAGATCAAGGGCTATGAGCTCGAGGGCGGCGATTTCGTCCATATCGAGGAAGACGAGATCGAGGCGGTGCAGATCGAATCCTCGCACACGATGAGCCTCGACGGTTTCGTCGACAAGGCCTCGATCCAGCAGATCTATCTCGACACGCCCTACTATGTCGCGCCGGCCGACAAGGTGTCGGAGGAGGCTTTCGCCGTCATCCGCGATGCCATGGTTGCGAAGAAGATGGCCGGGCTGGCGCGCATCGTGCTCTATCAACGCGAGCGTCCCGTGGTCATCGAGCCGCTCGGCAAGGGCATGGTGCTGACGACGCTGCGCTACGACAATACGGTGCGCCAGCCGGACAGCGTGTTCGGCGAGATCAAGGCGGTGAAGACCGACCAGGAGATGACCGAGCTCGCTGAGCTCATCATCGACAAGAAGAAAGCGAAGTTCGATCCGTCGAAATTCGACGACAAGTATGAAGACGCGCTGTTGGAGCTGATCTGTGCCAAGAAGGCGGGGCACGAGGCGCCGAAGGCCAAGGCGGCGCCCAGACCCTCCAACGTCGTCAATTTGTTCGATGCGCTGAAGAAGAGCCTGTCGTCGGATTCGGGCTCAACCAAGGCATCTTCCGCGAAAGCCAAACCGGCGGCCAAACGCGCCAAGCCGAAAGCAGCCGCGCCGAAACGCAAATCGGCCTGA
- a CDS encoding ECF family RNA polymerase sigma factor, whose translation MMDSRPEFARAAAEAAARQNYGKLVAWLAARTRDVAAAEDALADAFAAALERWPKSGVPEKPEAWLLAVARRRRVDAVRRRLTREAAREHLQLIAEEMEARMTEEDLPDERLRLMFACAHPAIEPGVRAPLILQTILGFDAATIASAFLVSPATMSQRLVRAKARIRETGIPFRVPERAELGERLDAVLEAIYAAFAEGWSDPAGTETRRRNLATEGIWLGRLVATLMPDEPEALGLLALMLFAEARRTARRSTDGDFVPLTEQDCDLWDRALIDEAEALLSHAAASGVVGRYQLEAAVQSAHAARRLTGHTDWPAIRALYDALFSIVGSPVVAINRAVALAETEGAMAGLAALYVLGDDKRLDEYQPYWAARAGLLARLGQVPQASEAYDRAIGLERDPAVRRFLQGKRAALRN comes from the coding sequence GTGATGGACAGTCGACCGGAGTTCGCCCGGGCGGCCGCCGAGGCCGCCGCCCGGCAAAACTATGGCAAGCTGGTCGCCTGGCTCGCGGCGCGCACGCGTGACGTGGCCGCCGCCGAGGATGCGCTGGCCGATGCCTTTGCAGCGGCGCTCGAACGCTGGCCGAAGTCCGGCGTGCCTGAAAAGCCGGAAGCCTGGCTGCTTGCGGTGGCGCGGCGGCGCCGCGTCGATGCTGTGCGGCGGCGGCTCACCCGGGAGGCAGCCCGCGAGCATCTCCAACTGATCGCCGAAGAGATGGAGGCGCGCATGACCGAGGAGGATCTGCCCGACGAACGGCTGCGGCTGATGTTTGCCTGCGCGCATCCGGCGATCGAGCCGGGCGTGCGCGCACCGCTGATCCTGCAGACCATCCTTGGCTTCGATGCCGCGACGATCGCTTCCGCCTTCCTGGTTTCACCGGCGACGATGAGCCAGCGCCTGGTGCGCGCCAAGGCCCGCATCCGCGAAACCGGCATTCCGTTCCGCGTACCGGAACGGGCTGAACTCGGCGAACGGCTGGATGCCGTGCTGGAGGCGATCTACGCCGCCTTCGCCGAAGGCTGGTCCGATCCGGCCGGTACCGAGACGCGGCGCCGCAACCTCGCCACCGAAGGCATCTGGCTCGGCCGCCTGGTGGCGACGCTGATGCCGGACGAGCCGGAAGCGCTTGGCCTACTGGCGCTGATGCTGTTTGCCGAGGCGCGCCGCACGGCGCGGCGCAGTACCGACGGCGACTTCGTGCCGCTGACCGAACAGGATTGCGACCTATGGGACCGCGCCCTCATCGACGAAGCGGAGGCGCTTCTGTCTCATGCCGCAGCGAGCGGCGTCGTCGGCCGCTACCAGCTCGAGGCGGCCGTCCAGTCGGCGCACGCGGCGCGGCGGCTGACCGGCCACACCGACTGGCCGGCGATCCGCGCGCTCTACGACGCGCTGTTTTCGATCGTGGGATCGCCAGTGGTGGCGATCAACCGCGCGGTGGCGCTTGCTGAGACCGAGGGCGCCATGGCGGGGCTGGCGGCGCTTTACGTGCTGGGCGACGACAAGCGGCTCGACGAATATCAGCCCTATTGGGCGGCCCGCGCCGGGCTCCTGGCCAGGCTTGGTCAGGTGCCGCAAGCAAGCGAGGCTTATGATCGGGCGATCGGCCTTGAGCGCGACCCGGCGGTGCGCCGGTTCCTGCAGGGAAAAAGGGCGGCGCTGCGAAACTGA
- a CDS encoding endoribonuclease L-PSP, which translates to MELVTHKKFKSGRLMPWGKGTVVTGAKGFVYLCGNTATAVDYDPAGKQGGRFAGDAAAQWLEVLGNIKADLEELGTALEHLVKLTFFVRGPFPDGGVLSSPNFRLDVLDGFFAAHCPKHCSYNNPPPSEVIGVAALAQADIVIEIVAIAALPD; encoded by the coding sequence ATGGAACTCGTGACCCACAAGAAATTCAAAAGCGGCCGGCTGATGCCGTGGGGCAAGGGGACAGTCGTCACCGGAGCGAAGGGATTTGTCTACCTCTGTGGAAACACGGCAACCGCCGTCGACTACGATCCGGCCGGCAAGCAGGGCGGTCGTTTCGCCGGCGACGCGGCGGCGCAGTGGCTCGAGGTTCTGGGCAACATCAAAGCCGATCTGGAGGAGCTGGGCACCGCGCTTGAACACCTCGTCAAATTGACCTTCTTTGTCAGAGGACCATTTCCCGACGGCGGCGTTCTCAGCTCTCCCAATTTTCGCCTGGACGTTCTGGACGGGTTCTTTGCCGCGCATTGCCCGAAGCACTGCAGTTACAACAACCCGCCGCCCTCAGAGGTGATTGGCGTTGCCGCGCTCGCTCAAGCCGACATCGTCATTGAAATTGTCGCGATCGCGGCCCTGCCGGATTGA
- a CDS encoding YCII-like protein, whose amino-acid sequence MRYMLMINNDESALAAMPIDKIQQMSAAYSAYTEALKKSGVWLAGERLRPTQATTSVRIADGKTNVIDGPYADTKEQLAGFYMIEAADIDTAIEWAARCPAASTGTVELRPIWEMADYLPKT is encoded by the coding sequence ATGCGATACATGCTTATGATCAACAACGACGAATCCGCACTGGCGGCCATGCCGATCGACAAGATCCAGCAGATGAGCGCGGCCTATAGCGCCTATACCGAAGCGCTGAAGAAGTCCGGCGTGTGGCTGGCCGGCGAAAGGCTGCGCCCGACCCAGGCGACCACCTCGGTGCGGATCGCCGACGGCAAGACCAACGTCATCGACGGCCCCTATGCCGACACCAAGGAGCAGCTTGCCGGCTTCTACATGATCGAGGCGGCTGACATCGATACCGCAATCGAATGGGCGGCGCGCTGTCCGGCGGCCAGCACCGGCACGGTCGAGTTGCGGCCGATCTGGGAAATGGCCGACTACCTGCCCAAGACATGA
- a CDS encoding thiol-disulfide oxidoreductase DCC has protein sequence MTDLPQSNLPQSNSAKPSPAEPSFDARQPLIVFDGVCVLCSGSVRMVVRLDRQNHFRFATAQSTFGEALFRKHGLRTDSYETNLVLIDGVAFTKLDSFVAVMSELGWPWRAAKALLLLPRPLRDWLYNRIARNRYALFGRKNSCDIPSAELRERLIG, from the coding sequence GTGACCGACCTTCCCCAGTCAAATCTGCCCCAATCAAATTCGGCCAAGCCCAGTCCCGCTGAACCATCTTTCGATGCACGCCAGCCGCTGATCGTCTTCGACGGCGTCTGCGTGCTGTGCTCCGGCTCCGTGCGCATGGTGGTCAGGCTCGACCGCCAAAACCACTTCCGCTTCGCCACCGCGCAATCGACCTTCGGCGAAGCGCTGTTTCGCAAGCACGGGCTACGCACGGACTCTTACGAAACCAATCTCGTTCTCATCGATGGCGTCGCTTTCACGAAGCTCGACAGCTTTGTCGCGGTGATGTCGGAACTCGGCTGGCCATGGCGCGCGGCGAAGGCGCTGTTGTTGCTGCCGCGCCCGCTGCGTGACTGGCTCTACAATCGCATCGCCAGGAATCGCTACGCATTGTTCGGCAGGAAAAACAGCTGCGACATTCCATCGGCCGAGCTGCGGGAGCGCCTGATCGGCTGA